One part of the Terriglobia bacterium genome encodes these proteins:
- a CDS encoding tetratricopeptide repeat protein has product MRVLAAAALLAAASIVVYLPALDGSFVSDDRQNVERNDRLRTAGGLGETWVELRGPQGIYYPLTYTSYWIEHHLWGSEPRGYHAVNIVLHALNALLLWRVLRGLGIGGAWFASAAFALHPVQVESVAWITERRNVLSTLFLLAALWAYFRSRPVEGETPSRATGRIWYALTLVAFSAALLSKTVTLVLPPAVLLLVGWKRGRLTGRDMASVTPLFALGLAAGVVTWVAERGLVRGVGVAWLHRDLAERLALAGRLVGFYAGKVAWPAKLAFVYPRSEIDPHRWASWLPLLAVVAVLAALVAARRRIGRAPLAAALWFFLTLLPVLGLVDYFYLIYSDAADRFLYLPSLGPIVWVAAAATALASSRGARGRRLGLVLGLASLAALGACTLKRSAAFATPESLYADAVAKYPGSWGAQLSLGSILVGKGRSAEAIPHLEASRSLQPTVPGASAYLAVAYAQVGRVQDALAMFDDALRLYPGDLFARANLGLTLVRLGRDEEAAAALRRVLEADPTYTGTRQTLLTVLLRLVAARGSAGQAGEAVAFAREARDLAESPDLRVRLDAFIRNGGTVPP; this is encoded by the coding sequence TTGAGAGTCCTGGCGGCCGCCGCCCTCCTCGCCGCGGCGAGCATCGTCGTCTACCTGCCCGCGCTCGACGGATCGTTCGTCTCCGACGATCGCCAGAACGTCGAGCGCAACGACCGTCTCAGGACGGCCGGCGGTCTCGGGGAGACCTGGGTGGAGCTCCGGGGGCCCCAGGGTATCTACTACCCGCTCACCTACACCTCGTACTGGATCGAGCACCACCTCTGGGGCTCCGAGCCGCGCGGCTACCACGCGGTCAACATCGTCCTCCATGCGCTGAACGCTCTCCTGCTCTGGCGCGTGCTCCGCGGACTCGGGATCGGAGGAGCCTGGTTCGCCTCGGCGGCGTTCGCGCTGCATCCGGTCCAGGTCGAGTCGGTGGCCTGGATCACGGAGCGGCGCAACGTCCTCTCCACGCTCTTCCTGCTCGCCGCCTTGTGGGCCTACTTCCGCTCGCGTCCCGTCGAGGGCGAGACGCCGTCGCGCGCGACGGGCCGTATCTGGTACGCCCTGACCCTCGTGGCATTCTCCGCGGCGCTCCTGTCGAAGACGGTGACGCTGGTCCTGCCCCCTGCCGTCCTCCTGCTGGTCGGGTGGAAGAGGGGCCGGCTGACCGGCCGCGACATGGCGAGCGTGACGCCGCTGTTCGCGCTGGGCCTGGCGGCCGGGGTGGTGACATGGGTGGCGGAGCGCGGCCTGGTCCGCGGGGTGGGGGTGGCCTGGCTTCACCGGGATCTCGCCGAGCGGCTCGCTCTGGCGGGGCGCCTCGTGGGGTTCTACGCGGGGAAGGTCGCGTGGCCGGCGAAGCTGGCCTTCGTCTACCCGCGCTCCGAGATCGATCCCCATCGTTGGGCGTCCTGGCTTCCCCTCCTCGCCGTCGTGGCCGTCCTTGCCGCGCTGGTCGCCGCGCGGCGGCGGATCGGGAGGGCCCCGCTGGCCGCGGCTCTTTGGTTCTTCCTGACGCTGCTACCCGTTCTCGGCCTCGTGGACTACTTCTACCTGATCTACTCGGACGCCGCGGACCGGTTCCTTTACTTGCCGAGCCTGGGCCCGATCGTGTGGGTCGCGGCGGCCGCGACCGCTCTGGCGTCCTCCCGCGGCGCGCGCGGACGCCGGCTGGGCCTCGTGCTGGGACTGGCCTCGCTCGCGGCGCTCGGAGCGTGCACCCTGAAACGAAGCGCCGCGTTCGCCACGCCGGAATCGCTGTACGCGGACGCGGTCGCGAAGTACCCAGGATCGTGGGGCGCCCAGCTGTCCCTCGGCTCGATCCTGGTTGGCAAGGGCCGGTCCGCCGAGGCGATCCCGCATCTCGAGGCGTCGCGGAGCCTCCAGCCGACGGTGCCCGGAGCGAGCGCGTACCTCGCGGTCGCGTACGCTCAGGTCGGCCGTGTCCAGGACGCCCTCGCCATGTTCGACGACGCGTTGCGCCTTTACCCGGGCGATCTGTTCGCACGCGCCAACCTCGGCCTGACCCTCGTCCGCCTGGGGCGTGACGAGGAGGCGGCGGCCGCGCTTCGGCGCGTTCTCGAGGCCGACCCGACCTACACCGGCACCCGCCAGACGCTCCTCACCGTCCTCCTTCGACTGGTCGCCGCGCGGGGGAGCGCGGGGCAAGCGGGCGAGGCCGTCGCGTTCGCGAGGGAGGCGCGCGATCTGGCCGAATCGCCCGATCTCCGCGTGCGGCTCGACGCCTTCATCCGAAACGGGGGGACCGTGCCTCCTTGA